The genomic interval ATTCTTACTTACGGATATCCAATTTTACATCATTAAAAAAAAGACATCTATTGATGTCTTTTTTTTATTGCATATGTTTTTTAACTGCGTCCAGTTTGTCGTTCATTTTTCTTTTCTTATCACGAGGATCATCAATTCTGATGTTTGTACATACACGTTCTACTCCTTTTTGAAACGGTGACTCATGTATGCGTTCTAAAGCCATTAAACAGTCATGCAGCTCTCCTTCAATTAAAGTACTCATCGGTGTAAGCTGATAGTCTATCTTACCTTCCTGCTTCATTTCTTCTAAAATATTCTGCACTTCTGCAACATACTTACTAATGCTTATGGAAGCGCCATCCATCGGAATTATGACTACATCGATAATTGCCATTACTTATTTCCCCTCCATGACATATGTTTTGATTAATCCGGCGGCACCGATCATACCTGCATCATTTCCAAGTGTAGCAGTAACAATTTTCGTACTTTCTGCTGCTGGTGCAAAGGTCATAGGTTTATAATATGATTCGATATGGTCAACTAAAAATTGTCCCGCACGAGACACACCGCCACCGATAATAATATATTTTGGATTTGTCATAACACTTATAATACTAAAAGCAAATGCAAGGTGCTTTGCTACTTTCTTTATTACATAAAGCGCAAACTCATCACCATCTTTCGCCGCATCAAATACCATCTTTGCCTGAAGTGATTTTTCCTGAATCGCATCTTTAAGCACAGTTTGAAATTGTAATTCTTCATAATAGTAATATGCAAGATTCACAACACCTGTTGCACTTGCCACCGTTTCTAAACATCCTCGCTTGCCACAATTACATGCAAACCTTTGTTTCGTATCGACAGTTATATGTCCAAATTCACCTGCAGCCCCTGTAGCACCATGTACAAGTTGATGATTACTAATGACACCGCCACCAACACCAGTACCTAAAGTTACACATACGACATCCGCTTCATTTCTACCTGCACCTTTGAACTTTTCACCAAGTGTTGCAACATTCGCATCGTTATCAACATATACCGGTAAACCTGAAAGTGTTTCAAACTGAGATTTAATGTTTATTTTTCCGTGCCACTTCAGATTTATTGCACCATTTACCGTTCCAGATTCAAAGTCAACAGGTCCTGGGACCCCTAGACCTACGCCATCACAGTCTTCTATTTTTAAGTTCACTGTCTCAAGATGTTTAACGAATGAATCATATATATTTTTCAGAATGTGCGTACCGTTGTCTTCAGTATTCGTAACAATTTCCCACTTTTTAATTATATTCAGATCATTATCAACAATTCCGAGTTTACAAGTTGTCCCACCAATATCCGCTGCTAAAATCATAGTTTATTCATCCTTCTCTGATTGATTATTAATCTCGCCTGTATAAATGTCTGATGATCAATGAGCATTGCATCATGCAATGCCTTTAACTCCTCATCCATCATTGCAAGCGTATTTTTCTCATCTTTAAAATATATAATAATACCAAATTTCTGTAATAACTTTTGAACATCATAAAATGTATTCAATTCGATCACCTGAATTCCTTAATTTCTTTTTTTAATTGAATATACTCATCCTTTTCATCCAGTACAATTGCTTTATTTATGTATTTCTCTGCTTTTTGATAGTCATCTATCGAGCGATATGCTATTGCAAGCTGATAGTTTAAACGGTCACTCTCAGGAAACTTTTTAATTGCATTCAACCATACTAATAAACCATTTGATAAGCTTTCCTGTTTTGTTTTAACGAGTCCAAATAGTATATAAGTTTCATCATTATCATAGCCTTTATCAATTGTCTGTCTGATGACACGCATACTTTCATCATCGTTACCTTCTATCATATAAGCTTTTGCATATTCATTATAAATATGATGTTCTTTTTCTGAAAATATATTTAAAAGCAGTAATATTGTGATTATAACTATTCCGGCAATCATTATATAAAAATATAACGTATGATATTGATACACATAAAACAACGTTGCAATAATCATACCTCCGAATAAACCACCAAAATGCGCAAAATGATTTACATTTTCAAAAATCGCACTCGCACCTAAAAAAATGCATACACCGATAAATGATTGCAGAATAAATCTTTTATCAAATTTGCTACTAAACACTAAATAAATGATGAATGCGCCAATCAATGCACAAATCGCACCACTCGCACCAACTGAAACCGATGCATTATCGAACGTTAATGAGATTAAATTACCAATTAAACCGCCACCAATATATATACATAGATATTGCCATTTACGATAGAAATATTCAATAAATTTACCGAATATAAATAATGACATCATATTGAAAAGTAGGTGCTGAATATCAAAATGAAGAAATATTGATGTAATTATACGATAATAATCGCCGTGCACAAAATTAAAATGCGTTAATCCACCTTTTTCTATAGCCAAATCAACTTTGTGTGTTATATTCCAGAAAAAAGTATAAATAAATATTATAATATTTACTAAAATCAATATATATGTAATCGGAGAAAATTTACGTGTGGCTTTTTCCATTACATTATCATTTAGAACTAATCTTTTATAAGTGTTAACTGGCTTATCACGATACTTATTAGTTACAGCGTTGTAATGGTGTTTTAATAACTTATTCAGTGTTAACGTATTGTTACATTCTTCCACGTGAATATTTAACGGCATGTCATTCGTAATTTGATTCGTCTGATTGACAAGAATAATCTCAAAATCTTTAATCTGTACACCTGCAGACATTTCTATATCATCAAAATGATCAATTACTTTCTGAACCATAAATAAAGTTGCTTGTGCAGTCTCTTTTCTAAATACAATGCGTTTTATACTGCCTTTTTTACGATGTATTAACCATATATCTTCTTCATCTGCACTATGTGTAAAGTATTCATAACCGGTATATTTTATGAATTCATATATACTTCGCCATACTTGTCGCTCATTTATCATTGTAATTCACCTGTATGCCATTCTTTAGATTCTGTAATAATATATTGCACAGGAATATCATGCTGCTCTACAACTACTTCTCCTACTTGAACATCAAATATTAGGCTTATCGTATAACCGTTATAATTGCTTAAATACTTATCGTAATATCCACCACCGTATCCTATACGGTAGCCATTCTTATTAAACCTTACACCTGGCACTATCATGAGTTCTGGTGCTTCTCCTTTACCAATATCATGATTCATTACATCAATACCAAAACTATCAACAGTAATATCTTCAGGAGATGTATACTTCGTAAAGTACATTTCTTTACTTTTATAATCACACTTCGGTACGTATATTGTTTTACCTGTAATTTGTGCATATCGAATGAGAAAGCGTGTATCAAATTCATGAGCCATTGACATCGTTACTCCGATAGATTTTGCATTCATAAATTTTGAATGATGCATCAGTTTATTGAGAATTATATTTTCTTTATCATATTTATTATTTAATTTTTTTAAATCATTTAATGTATTTGCTCTGAGTTCCTTTTTATTCATATTATCACCTAGCTTAATTATACATGAAAGACATTGGGATAAACAAAAAAACAGACACAAAAATGTGTCTGTTTTAAAAATTATTATTTAGTCTCTCTGTGTAAAGTCTTTTTATTGTCTCTTGCACAGTATTTTGACATTTCAATACGTTCTGGGTTATTACGTTTATTTTTCTTAGTGATGTAGTTACGTTCACCACATTCAGTACAAGCTAAAGTAACATTAACGCGCATAGTTGTTCCCTCCTCACGTTTCTAAATATCCATACGACTTTTATATAATACCACGAGACGTGTGAATTATCTAGTGTAAATTTGTGATTTAGGAAAATCTTTCACCTGTAATCGTGAAATAAACACTCTCAGCGATATTAGTAATATGATCTCCAATTCTTTCAAGGTATCTTCCTGCAAGATGTGCCTGCCCTGAAATATAAGGATCATTATCAATTAAATATGAACTGTTAATAATTTCTTTATATAAATCATCAATATCATTATCACGTTCGATAATCTCTTTAACTAAGTTAACGTCTTGTGACGCGTATGCTTCTTTTAAATCAGCGAGCATTAACATACTCAGTTTCCCCATCGTTTTAAGACGTGCAAGAATGTAAGTATCTTCAATTTTTACACGTTTACGAATTTTTGCGATATTTGATGCATTATCTCCCATACGCTCAAGTTCTGATGCAATTTTATTACTTGAAAGTATCATACGTAAATCTGTTGCAATAGGTTGCTGCTTCGTAATTAAGCTAATAATCTGATCTTCAATATCGCTTTCCTTAGCATTAATATGAACATCGCTTGCGATAATTTCACGTGCAATATCTTTATTGTCATCACTGAGTACATTGATACTTTTTTCAATTGTTCGATAAACATCATCCGCTAAGCTCATTACGCTATTTTCTAAATGTTGTAAACTCTCTTCGTATATTTCTCTCATATTAACCAAACCTTCCTGAAATATATCTCTCTGTCTGTTCATCAGCAGGGTTAGAGAAGATTTTATCTGTAGTATCAAACTCGTTCACATAACCATTTAAGAAGAATGCAGTTTTGTCAGAAATACGCGCAGCTTGCTGCATGTTATGCGTTACGATTATGATTGAGTATTTATCTTTAATTTCCTGTACTAACTCTTCAACCTTTAAAGTTGAAATTGGATCAAGTGCTGATGTCGGCTCATCCATTAAAATAACATCAGGTTCAATCGCTAAACAACGTGCGATACAAATACGTTGCTGTTGTCCACCTGATAAACCATATGCGTTTTTATCAAGACGATCTTTCGTTTCATCCCAAATTGCTGCACCACGTAACGATTTTTCTACGATTTCATCTAAAATCTTTTTATCTGTAATACCGTGAATTCTTGGACCATACGTAATATTGTCATAAATTGATTTTGGGAATGGGTTAGGTTTCTGGAATACCATACCAACACGTGTTCTTAATTGCTCAACTTTGTAGCTTTTATCGAAAATATTGTCTCCACGATACAAAATTTCGCCAGATGTACGAACACTTGGTACTAGTTCAATCATACGATTTAATGTTTTAATGTACGTTGATTTACCACAACCTGATGGTCCGATAATTGCTGTTACTTCATTTTCAAGAATATCCAGATTAATGTTTTGAAGTGCATGGTGATCACCATACCATAAATCTAAATTTTTTGTTTGATAAACGATTTTTTTATCTGTTTTGTTTTCTTCTTCTACATTATTATTTGTTGCCATACTATTTGTAACGATTGTTTTCGTTTCTGTTTCTGTATCATTTGTATTGATAATTTTTACATTTGAATTCATTTTATAGACCCCTCTC from Macrococcus armenti carries:
- a CDS encoding MTH1187 family thiamine-binding protein, with the translated sequence MAIIDVVIIPMDGASISISKYVAEVQNILEEMKQEGKIDYQLTPMSTLIEGELHDCLMALERIHESPFQKGVERVCTNIRIDDPRDKKRKMNDKLDAVKKHMQ
- a CDS encoding ROK family glucokinase is translated as MILAADIGGTTCKLGIVDNDLNIIKKWEIVTNTEDNGTHILKNIYDSFVKHLETVNLKIEDCDGVGLGVPGPVDFESGTVNGAINLKWHGKINIKSQFETLSGLPVYVDNDANVATLGEKFKGAGRNEADVVCVTLGTGVGGGVISNHQLVHGATGAAGEFGHITVDTKQRFACNCGKRGCLETVASATGVVNLAYYYYEELQFQTVLKDAIQEKSLQAKMVFDAAKDGDEFALYVIKKVAKHLAFAFSIISVMTNPKYIIIGGGVSRAGQFLVDHIESYYKPMTFAPAAESTKIVTATLGNDAGMIGAAGLIKTYVMEGK
- a CDS encoding YqgQ family protein — encoded protein: MIELNTFYDVQKLLQKFGIIIYFKDEKNTLAMMDEELKALHDAMLIDHQTFIQARLIINQRRMNKL
- a CDS encoding rhomboid family intramembrane serine protease; its protein translation is MINERQVWRSIYEFIKYTGYEYFTHSADEEDIWLIHRKKGSIKRIVFRKETAQATLFMVQKVIDHFDDIEMSAGVQIKDFEIILVNQTNQITNDMPLNIHVEECNNTLTLNKLLKHHYNAVTNKYRDKPVNTYKRLVLNDNVMEKATRKFSPITYILILVNIIIFIYTFFWNITHKVDLAIEKGGLTHFNFVHGDYYRIITSIFLHFDIQHLLFNMMSLFIFGKFIEYFYRKWQYLCIYIGGGLIGNLISLTFDNASVSVGASGAICALIGAFIIYLVFSSKFDKRFILQSFIGVCIFLGASAIFENVNHFAHFGGLFGGMIIATLFYVYQYHTLYFYIMIAGIVIITILLLLNIFSEKEHHIYNEYAKAYMIEGNDDESMRVIRQTIDKGYDNDETYILFGLVKTKQESLSNGLLVWLNAIKKFPESDRLNYQLAIAYRSIDDYQKAEKYINKAIVLDEKDEYIQLKKEIKEFR
- a CDS encoding 5-formyltetrahydrofolate cyclo-ligase, yielding MNKKELRANTLNDLKKLNNKYDKENIILNKLMHHSKFMNAKSIGVTMSMAHEFDTRFLIRYAQITGKTIYVPKCDYKSKEMYFTKYTSPEDITVDSFGIDVMNHDIGKGEAPELMIVPGVRFNKNGYRIGYGGGYYDKYLSNYNGYTISLIFDVQVGEVVVEQHDIPVQYIITESKEWHTGELQ
- the rpmG gene encoding 50S ribosomal protein L33, with protein sequence MRVNVTLACTECGERNYITKKNKRNNPERIEMSKYCARDNKKTLHRETK
- the phoU gene encoding phosphate signaling complex protein PhoU, with the translated sequence MVNMREIYEESLQHLENSVMSLADDVYRTIEKSINVLSDDNKDIAREIIASDVHINAKESDIEDQIISLITKQQPIATDLRMILSSNKIASELERMGDNASNIAKIRKRVKIEDTYILARLKTMGKLSMLMLADLKEAYASQDVNLVKEIIERDNDIDDLYKEIINSSYLIDNDPYISGQAHLAGRYLERIGDHITNIAESVYFTITGERFS
- the pstB gene encoding phosphate ABC transporter ATP-binding protein PstB, translating into MATNNNVEEENKTDKKIVYQTKNLDLWYGDHHALQNINLDILENEVTAIIGPSGCGKSTYIKTLNRMIELVPSVRTSGEILYRGDNIFDKSYKVEQLRTRVGMVFQKPNPFPKSIYDNITYGPRIHGITDKKILDEIVEKSLRGAAIWDETKDRLDKNAYGLSGGQQQRICIARCLAIEPDVILMDEPTSALDPISTLKVEELVQEIKDKYSIIIVTHNMQQAARISDKTAFFLNGYVNEFDTTDKIFSNPADEQTERYISGRFG